One genomic window of Polyangium aurulentum includes the following:
- a CDS encoding cytochrome P450 family protein, whose translation MPPIAPVDLTAPEFKADPFPFYARLRREAPVHPTKLPDKRTAHLVTRYDDVVTVLKDDARFVKDPQRALTPDQMTKQPWFPSFLQPLTRNMLDIDDPDHRRLRNLVHKAFTPRIIEDMRGRVQRIVDELLTAALIRGKMDLVRDFALPLPLTVIVQLLGVPPRDQGAFHRWSRAMMHATSTARMLTALPDLFLMMRYLRKLIRDKRERPQSDLLTALVQAEQEGGKMSEDELIAMIVLLMLAGHETTVNLIASGTLALLQNPTELERLRQDPSLIDSAVEELLRYTAPVETATERYTSDDVQLAGVTLPRGSLVLAVLASANRDASQFEDPDRLNLSRTPNRHVAFGQGIHFCLGAPLARLEGQLAFPALLRRLPRIRLAASPQSLRWRPTLVVRGLESLPVTL comes from the coding sequence TCCCATCGCCCCCGTCGACCTCACGGCCCCCGAATTCAAGGCGGATCCTTTCCCCTTTTATGCCCGCCTGCGGCGCGAGGCCCCGGTCCATCCCACGAAGCTGCCCGACAAGCGCACGGCCCACCTCGTGACGCGTTATGACGACGTCGTCACGGTCCTCAAGGACGACGCGCGCTTCGTCAAGGACCCCCAGCGCGCGCTGACCCCGGACCAGATGACGAAGCAGCCCTGGTTCCCGAGCTTCTTGCAGCCGCTCACCCGCAACATGCTCGACATCGACGATCCCGATCACCGGCGGCTGCGCAACCTCGTCCACAAGGCATTCACGCCGCGCATCATCGAGGACATGCGCGGGCGCGTGCAGCGGATTGTCGACGAGCTGCTCACGGCGGCCCTGATACGGGGCAAGATGGACCTCGTCCGCGATTTCGCGCTGCCCCTGCCGCTCACCGTGATCGTCCAGCTCCTCGGCGTGCCCCCGCGCGATCAGGGCGCGTTCCACAGGTGGTCGAGGGCCATGATGCACGCCACCTCCACGGCCAGGATGCTCACGGCGCTCCCGGACCTCTTCCTCATGATGCGTTATCTACGCAAGCTCATTCGAGACAAACGCGAGCGCCCCCAGAGCGACCTCTTGACCGCGCTCGTGCAAGCCGAGCAAGAGGGGGGCAAGATGAGCGAGGACGAGCTCATCGCCATGATCGTCCTCCTCATGCTCGCGGGCCACGAGACCACGGTCAATCTCATTGCCTCGGGCACCCTCGCGCTCCTGCAGAACCCGACCGAGCTCGAGCGCCTGCGGCAAGACCCCTCGCTCATCGATTCAGCCGTCGAGGAGCTCCTGCGCTACACCGCGCCCGTCGAGACGGCCACCGAGCGCTACACCAGCGACGACGTGCAGCTCGCCGGCGTCACCCTCCCGCGCGGCTCGCTCGTCCTCGCGGTCCTGGCCTCGGCGAACCGCGACGCCTCCCAGTTCGAGGATCCCGACCGCCTGAATCTCTCCCGCACCCCGAACCGCCACGTCGCTTTCGGGCAGGGCATTCACTTCTGCCTCGGCGCCCCCCTGGCGCGCCTCGAGGGGCAACTCGCTTTTCCCGCGCTCCTGCGCAGGCTCCCCCGCATTCGCCTCGCCGCCTCTCCTCAATCGCTGCGCTGGCGCCCGACGCTCGTCGTTCGCGGCCTCGAATCGCTCCCCGTCACCCTCTAG
- a CDS encoding STAS/SEC14 domain-containing protein, with the protein MASPLPADTIHFKWSKHVLRFEPPGLLYVKVFGAITATEVHEFVAIAYDLGDRFGRYHFLADIVEMTDWPKDSRTVAVRATRPYPYREVVIVGASFSMRVVISAIITAGRLLLPAFFEFGSVYVATEREARAYIAEQRGRGGGTSG; encoded by the coding sequence ATGGCGTCCCCCCTCCCCGCGGACACGATCCATTTCAAATGGAGCAAGCACGTGCTGCGGTTCGAGCCGCCGGGCTTGCTCTACGTCAAGGTCTTCGGCGCCATCACCGCCACGGAGGTGCATGAGTTCGTGGCGATCGCGTACGACCTCGGCGACCGCTTCGGCCGATATCATTTCCTCGCCGACATCGTCGAGATGACCGATTGGCCCAAGGACTCCCGCACCGTCGCCGTGCGCGCGACGCGCCCCTACCCTTATCGGGAGGTGGTCATCGTGGGCGCGAGCTTCTCCATGCGCGTCGTCATCAGCGCGATCATCACGGCCGGGCGCCTGCTCCTGCCCGCATTCTTCGAATTCGGGAGCGTGTACGTCGCCACCGAGAGGGAAGCGCGCGCGTACATCGCCGAGCAGCGGGGGCGCGGGGGCGGCACGTCGGGGTGA
- a CDS encoding NBR1-Ig-like domain-containing protein: protein MKKIECSLALLVVLTPALASAQTYRWPVHQGASVYAYMDHSAGDTVQNYACNDDKINGHRGTDILGANVNVSAAATGWVMRREDGHANNPTDSYGQSLTIDASAGNGFGNHVVLLHGGGYNTIYGHLNPNSGLPAFGAEIACGASLGTVGNSGNSSGHHVHFEVRSGVSTPCNEDQGNWWYYGGSAVDPFSGTCSQATSYWTSQNSGTPTTACAANNPAPPPAPSANAACASGGGSPGDEPSGPIQGDHSLFVSETVPDGTLVAPGQTFPKQWIIRNTGTTSWTDDAHYYMRFKSGHQMGAPLAILLAEGETVAPEGLRTFAVSLTAPTSPGLYRGTFQMYHAADPKSGETGYYFGDEYWYEIKVDGIGGKSCYSNTLGHDINDGDFVQVTYGGCGQPTCAWYRCNDGNFACGDPSAIAPESVSYGNASCGGGGGVGPGGNPGGSGASCYSQTLDQSVASGDCVQVPYAACGMGQCAWYRCSSGAWQCTSAQACSGGKHANASCGGGGAGGACSCQAGQDNYCGFAPGTAACAMTMPGGYCDPNGDGSYSDADWTRGYSKYQESCAGGSGGSGGSGGAGGSGGAGGAGGGGAGGGGSGGGGGGCVSMGACGCKSGVDNFCLYGINVPGCGMTAPGGYCDPNGDGNFSDADWNKGYYDYQAACTGGCQGPSCGQVAGMNGWPAAKCEWNGNNACGGWGTPTYECDHCCP from the coding sequence ATGAAGAAGATCGAATGCTCTCTCGCGCTGCTCGTCGTCCTGACGCCCGCGCTCGCCTCCGCGCAGACCTACCGCTGGCCCGTTCATCAGGGCGCGTCGGTGTACGCGTACATGGATCACAGCGCCGGCGACACGGTCCAGAACTACGCGTGCAACGACGATAAAATCAACGGTCACCGGGGGACCGACATCCTGGGGGCCAACGTGAACGTGTCTGCTGCCGCCACCGGCTGGGTCATGCGCCGGGAGGACGGCCACGCCAACAATCCCACGGACAGCTATGGGCAGTCGCTCACCATCGACGCCAGCGCGGGCAATGGATTCGGCAATCACGTCGTGCTCCTGCACGGAGGCGGCTACAACACCATCTACGGCCACCTCAACCCGAACAGCGGGCTGCCGGCGTTCGGGGCCGAGATCGCGTGCGGCGCGTCCCTCGGCACGGTTGGCAACTCCGGCAACTCGTCCGGGCACCACGTGCACTTCGAGGTCCGCTCCGGGGTCAGCACGCCCTGCAATGAGGATCAGGGCAACTGGTGGTATTACGGTGGCAGCGCCGTCGACCCGTTCTCGGGCACGTGCTCGCAGGCGACCTCGTACTGGACGAGCCAGAACAGCGGCACCCCGACCACCGCCTGCGCCGCCAACAACCCCGCGCCGCCCCCGGCGCCGTCGGCGAATGCAGCCTGCGCGTCCGGCGGGGGCAGCCCTGGCGATGAGCCGTCGGGGCCGATCCAGGGCGATCACTCGCTCTTCGTCTCGGAGACCGTGCCGGATGGGACGCTCGTCGCGCCGGGCCAGACGTTCCCCAAGCAATGGATCATCCGCAACACCGGCACGACCTCGTGGACCGACGACGCGCATTACTACATGCGCTTCAAGAGCGGCCACCAGATGGGCGCCCCGCTCGCCATCCTGCTCGCCGAGGGCGAGACGGTGGCGCCCGAAGGGCTGCGGACCTTCGCCGTCAGCCTCACGGCCCCCACGTCGCCGGGGCTCTACCGCGGCACCTTCCAGATGTACCACGCTGCGGACCCGAAATCGGGCGAGACGGGGTATTACTTCGGCGACGAGTACTGGTACGAGATCAAGGTCGACGGCATTGGCGGCAAGAGCTGCTACAGCAACACGCTCGGGCACGACATCAACGACGGGGATTTCGTGCAGGTCACGTACGGCGGCTGTGGCCAGCCGACCTGCGCCTGGTACCGCTGCAACGACGGCAACTTCGCCTGCGGCGATCCGAGCGCCATCGCGCCCGAGAGCGTCTCGTACGGCAATGCGAGCTGCGGGGGCGGCGGAGGCGTGGGCCCCGGGGGCAACCCGGGCGGCAGCGGCGCCTCGTGCTACAGCCAGACGCTCGATCAATCGGTGGCGTCGGGCGATTGCGTGCAGGTCCCCTACGCGGCGTGCGGGATGGGGCAATGCGCGTGGTATCGGTGCAGCAGCGGAGCCTGGCAATGCACGAGCGCGCAGGCCTGCTCTGGCGGCAAGCACGCCAATGCCTCGTGCGGGGGCGGGGGCGCGGGCGGCGCGTGCAGTTGCCAGGCTGGCCAGGACAACTATTGCGGCTTCGCGCCCGGCACCGCGGCCTGCGCCATGACCATGCCGGGAGGCTACTGTGATCCCAACGGCGACGGCAGCTACAGCGACGCGGACTGGACCCGAGGCTATTCGAAGTACCAGGAGAGCTGCGCGGGCGGCTCCGGCGGCTCCGGCGGCTCTGGCGGCGCGGGCGGCTCCGGTGGCGCGGGTGGCGCAGGCGGCGGCGGCGCGGGCGGGGGAGGCTCGGGCGGCGGCGGCGGCGGGTGCGTGTCGATGGGCGCTTGCGGCTGCAAGAGCGGCGTCGACAACTTCTGCCTCTACGGCATCAACGTTCCTGGCTGCGGCATGACGGCGCCCGGCGGCTACTGCGACCCGAACGGCGACGGCAACTTCAGCGACGCCGACTGGAACAAGGGCTATTACGACTACCAGGCCGCGTGCACGGGCGGCTGCCAGGGCCCCTCGTGCGGGCAGGTCGCGGGCATGAATGGCTGGCCGGCGGCGAAATGCGAATGGAACGGCAACAACGCGTGCGGCGGCTGGGGCACGCCCACGTACGAGTGCGATCACTGCTGCCCGTGA
- a CDS encoding TolB family protein, giving the protein MKETVTRGGWPRAIAIALALATAAGCSSSEAPPQSRPGHEPYYVDEATELSIGEIPGLASWHRDVVLTCPVGPLATSLHGGSERFAGCQVKLVEAGSVRAIGISGVRAARRLSGDRLLLQKPNLDLVVRSPSGEESVIASAALTPTVAPEGERIAFVQYPEGTTEPGLGVPTRLVMHDIATGERRVITEDPSAYAPYIVPGTGDVLFVSARTGLASLWLAPEGKPEVQLTNVGLTRMGKGFVPVPLDQLIWLPGSRQAVYTAHYGDDVLWKIDVDTGEAEVLGPGRFPNLTEGGRVLAHHFGARGDVARAHTVHRYLEAP; this is encoded by the coding sequence ATGAAAGAAACAGTGACGCGCGGCGGGTGGCCAAGGGCCATCGCAATCGCGCTCGCGCTCGCCACGGCCGCGGGCTGCTCCTCGAGCGAGGCCCCGCCGCAATCGCGCCCCGGCCACGAACCCTATTACGTCGACGAGGCCACCGAGCTGTCGATCGGCGAGATCCCGGGGCTCGCCTCCTGGCATCGCGACGTCGTGCTCACCTGCCCCGTCGGGCCCCTCGCCACGTCGCTCCATGGCGGCAGCGAGAGGTTCGCCGGGTGCCAGGTGAAGCTCGTCGAGGCGGGCTCCGTGCGGGCGATTGGCATCTCGGGCGTACGCGCGGCGAGGCGGCTCTCCGGCGATCGCCTCCTCCTCCAGAAGCCCAACCTCGACCTCGTCGTGCGCTCCCCTTCCGGCGAGGAGAGCGTGATCGCCTCCGCCGCGCTCACGCCCACCGTCGCGCCCGAGGGCGAGCGGATCGCATTCGTTCAATACCCCGAGGGCACCACCGAGCCCGGGCTCGGCGTCCCGACGAGGCTCGTCATGCACGATATCGCCACCGGCGAGCGCCGGGTCATCACCGAGGACCCATCCGCCTATGCGCCGTACATCGTCCCCGGCACGGGCGACGTGCTCTTCGTCTCCGCGCGGACGGGCCTGGCCTCGCTATGGCTCGCGCCCGAGGGGAAGCCCGAGGTGCAGCTCACGAACGTGGGATTGACCCGCATGGGCAAGGGGTTCGTCCCCGTGCCCCTCGATCAGCTCATCTGGCTCCCGGGCAGCCGGCAGGCCGTGTACACGGCGCATTACGGCGACGACGTGCTCTGGAAGATCGACGTGGACACGGGCGAGGCCGAGGTGCTCGGCCCCGGGCGCTTCCCGAACCTCACGGAGGGCGGCCGGGTGCTCGCGCATCATTTCGGCGCGCGTGGGGACGTCGCGCGCGCCCACACCGTGCACCGTTATCTCGAGGCGCCGTGA